A part of Mustela erminea isolate mMusErm1 chromosome 9, mMusErm1.Pri, whole genome shotgun sequence genomic DNA contains:
- the SART1 gene encoding U4/U6.U5 tri-snRNP-associated protein 1, translating to MGSSKKHRGEKEASGTTAAASTGGATEQPPRHREHKKHKHRSGGGGSSGGERRKRSRERGGERGGGRRGAEAEARSGAHGRERSQAEPSERRVKREKRDDGYEAAASSKPSSGDASSLSIEETNKLRAKLGLKPLEVNAVKKEAGTKEEPVAADVINPMALRQREELREKLAAAKEKRLLNQKLGKIKTLGEDDPWLDDTAAWIERSRQLQKEKDLAEKRAKLLEEMDQEFGVSTLVEEEFGQRRQDLYSARDLQGLTVEHAIDSFREGETLILTLKDKGVLQEEEDVLVNVNLLDKERAEKNVELRKKKPDYLPYAEDESVDDLAQQKPRSILSKYDEELEGERPHSFRLEQGGTADGLRERELEEIRAKLRLQAQSLSTVGPRLASEYLTPEEMVTFKKTKRRVKKIRKKEKEVVVRADDLLPLGDQTQDGDFGSRLRGRGRRRVPEADEENPEEEEKEPAPQPPQSDDTRVENMDISDDEEAGAPQSGSPEVLEEDEAELELQKQLEKGRRLRQLQQLRDSGEKVVEIVKKLESRQRGWEEDEDPERKGAIVFNATSEFCRTLGEIPTYGLAGNREEQEELMDFERDEERSANGGSESDGEENIGWSTVNLDEEKQQQDFSASSTTILDEEPIVNRGLAAALLLCQNKGLLETTVQKVARVKAPNKSLPSAVYCIEDKMAIDDKYSRREEYRGFTQDFKEKDGYKPDVKIEYVDETGRKLTPKEAFRQLSHRFHGKGSGKMKTERRMKKLDEEALLKKMSSSDTPLGTVALLQEKQKAQKTPYIVLSGSGKSMNANTITK from the exons ATGGGGTCGTCAAAGAAGCACCGCGGGGAGAAGGAGGCGTCCGGGACGACGGCGGCGGCCAGCACTGGAGGCGCCACCGAGCAGCCGCCGCGGCACCGGGAGCACAAAAAACACAAGCAccggagcggcggcggcggcagcagcggcggcgaACGTCGAAAGCGGAGCCGGGAGCGTGGGGGCGAGCgcgggggcgggcggcggggggccGAAGCTGAGGCCCGCAGCGGCGCGCACGGGCGGGAGCGCAGCCAAGCAGAACCTTCTGAGCGGCGCGTGAAGAGAGAGAAGCGCGATGACGGCTACGAGGCCg CCGCCAGCTCCAAACCTAGCTCGGGAGATGCCTCGTCACTCAGCATCGAGGAGACCAA TAAACTCCGGGCAAAGTTGGGGCTGAAACCCTTGGAGGTCAATGCCGTCAAGAAGG AGGCGGGCACCAAGGAGGAGCCCGTGGCAGCCGATGTCATCAACCCCATGGCCTTGAGACAGCGAGAAGAGCTACGGGAGAAGCTGGCGGCTGCCAAAGAAAAGCGTCTCCTGAACCAAAAGCTGGG aAAGATAAAGACGCTGGGGGAGGACGACCCCTGGCTGGATGACACCGCAGCCTGGATCGAGCGGAGCCGGCagctgcagaaggagaaggacTTGGCAGAGAAGAGG GCCAAACTGCTGGAGGAGATGGACCAGGAGTTCGGTGTCAGCACCCTGGTGGAGGAGGAGTTTGGGCAGAGGCGGCAG GACCTGTACAGTGCCCGGGACCTACAGGGCCTCACCGTGGAACATGCTATCGATTCCTTCCGAGAAGGGGAGACTCTGATCCTCACCCTCAAGGACAAAG GTGtgctgcaggaggaggaggatgtgCTGGTGAACGTGAACCTCTTAGACAAAGAGCGGGCAGAGAAGAACGTGGAGCTCCGGAAGAAGAAGCCCGACTACCTGCCCTACGCAGAGGACGAGAGCGTGGATGACCTGGCACAG CAAAAACCCCGCTCTATCCTGTCCAAGTATGACGAGGAGCTCGAGGGCGAGCGGCCACACTCGTTCCGCTTGGAGCAGGGCGGCACTGCTGATGGCCTGCGGGAGCGGGAGCTGGAGGAGATCCGGGCGAAGCTGCGGCTGCAGGCCCAGTCCCTGAGCACCGTGGGGCCCCGGCTGGCCTCCGAGTACCTCACGCCCGAGGAGATG GTGACCTTTAAAAAGACCAAACGGAGGGTGAAGAAGATCcgcaaaaaagagaaggaggtggTCGTGCGGGCCGATGACTTGCTGCCTCTGGGAGACCAGACTCAGGATGGGGACTTCGGTTCCAG ACTGCGGGGCCGAGGCCGGCGTCGAGTGCCCGAGGCAGACGAGGAGAACCccgaggaagaagagaaggagccggCCCCTCAGCCCCCGCAGTCCGATGACACCCGCGTGGAGAACATGGACATCAGCGATGACG AGGAGGCTGGAGCGCCGCAGTCCGGGTCCCCGGAGGTGCTGGAGGAGGATGAGGCGGAGCTAGAGCTGCAGAAGCAGCTGGAGAAGGGGCGCCGCCTGCGGCAGCTGCAGCAGCTGCGAGACAGCGGTGAGAAG GTGGTGGAGATTGTGAAGAAGCTGGAGTCCCGCCAGCGGGGCTGGGAGGAGGACGAGGACCCGGAGCGGAAGGGGGCCATCGTGTTCAATGCCACGTCGGAGTTCTGCCGCACCTTGGGCGAGATCCCCACCTACGGGCTGGCGGGCAAccgggaggagcaggaggagctcATG GACTTTGAACGGGACGAGGAGCGCTCGGCCAACGGGGGCTCGGAGTCGGACGGGGAGGAGAACATCGGCTGGAGCACCGTCAACCTagatgaggagaagcagcagcaggac TTCTCTGCCTCGTCCACCACCATCCTGGACGAGGAGCCCATCGTGAACAGAGGGTTGGCGGCCGCCCTGCTGCTGTGTCAGAACAAAG ggctgctggagaCCACGGTGCAGAAGGTGGCCCGGGTCAAGGCCCCCAACAAGTCCCTGCCGTCGGCCGTGTACTGCATCGAGGACAAGAT GGCCATCGACGACAAGTACAGCCGGCGGGAGGAGTACCGCGGCTTCACGCAGGACTTCAAGGAGAAAGACGGCTACAAGCCCGACGTGAAGATCGAGTACGTGGACGAGACAGGCCGGAAGCTCACACCCAAGGAG GCTTTCCGGCAGCTGTCCCACCGTTTCCACGGGAAAGGCTCAGGCAAGATGAAGACAGAGCGGCGGATGAAGAAGCTGGACGAGGAGGCG CTCCTGAAGAAGATGAGCTCCAGCGACACCCCGCTGGGCACGGTGGCTTTGCTCCAGGAGAAGCAGAAGGCCCAGAAGACGCCGTATATCGTGCTCAGTGGCAGCGGCAAGAGCATGAACGC GAACACCATCACCAAGTGA